The Helianthus annuus cultivar XRQ/B chromosome 16, HanXRQr2.0-SUNRISE, whole genome shotgun sequence genome includes a window with the following:
- the LOC110916020 gene encoding abscisic acid and environmental stress-inducible protein, with protein sequence MASKTFLLLALVFAVVLLITSEVAARDLASNHDGEVDGRGGYNRGGGGHGGYNNGGGHGGYNNGGGHGGYNNGGGHGGYNSGGHGGYNKGGGHGGYNNGGRGGYNGGGHGGHGKGRGGRGGHGKGGGGEETQN encoded by the exons ATGGCTTCGAAGAcatttcttcttcttgcccttgtTTTTGCTGTGGTTCTTCTAATTACCTCAGAAGTAGCCGCTAGAGACTTAGCCTCCAACCATGACG GTGAGGTTGACGGCCGTGGTGGATACAACCGAGGAGGCGGTGGACATGGAGGGTACAACAACGGCGGCGGACATGGAGGGTACAACAACGGTGGTGGACATGGAGGGTACAACAACGGTGGTGGACATGGAGGATACAACAGTGGTGGACATGGAGGGTACAACAAAGGCGGCGGACATGGAGGATACAACAATGGTGGACGTGGAGGATACAACGGTGGTGGACATGGAGGGCATGGCAAAGGTCGTGGTGGCCGTGGAGGGCATGGcaaaggtggtggtggtgaagaaACTCAAAACTGA